The Brevibacillus humidisoli DNA segment CGCTCCAAGTCTTTCTTTCCCGTGTACTGATGGAGATCACCATTCATCGACAGGTTGATCGTATAGGCTGGCTGGTTCCAACTCCCTTCATTTCGCTTGCGAACCGAACTTTTGATGAACTGCATCACAACCTTCTCCGGCTTTCCCGATTGTGTATCTTCCACTGTATAAAACATCGCCGGCAGCTTCTCCCGGTCGGTTAGTGCCTGTACAATTTTCCCTTCCTGTGGTGACAGGTACCCGGCAAGCTTCCCGTTTTTCAAGATGACGGTTTTCGTTATCTGCACGTCTCCTTGTTTTTTCTCCAAAAGCGGCATGGTAGGGTCTTTGCACTCACCGGTGGAATCATGAATGTAATCGTGAATCGTCGTAAACGCATGGAAGGCCGTTTCCGTACGGGGTCGAAGCAGGTCATTTAAAAACGTGCCCATTTCCGGCTTGTTCTCGTATTTCGCTGTCATCAACGCTTCCACACTACCTTTTACAATGCCGATCAAAACGTTGTCGCCTACTCGCGGATCGCGGTACAGCCAGCGCATCGGCTGATTCAACCCCTTTTTTCGGGCAAACGTCTCACTAAACAGGATCACCCGCAATTGGTTGGGAACGATGGTCTTTTCTGATTTGGTCGGGATCACCATTAAGGCTTCCTCTGCCACCTTCACGTTCGCCTTGTAGATCTGCGTTTTTTCCTTGGCCTCCTGGGAGGTCTGCGGAACGGAAATGACTACTTTCACCTTCTTCTCATCGACGTAGTCAAATCCGATCACAGACATAAATCCGTATTCCTCCAGAGAGGGCATCTCGTATTCGATGGTCGCACAGCCCGGCAGGAGCATCAGTAAGATAGCGATGAGGCAGACAAGCAGACTTTTATTCATATAGACCGCCCCTTCGGCTTACGGATATAGTGAATCACCAGCAGTATAATCGGCCACAAGATCACAAGGTAGCCTGCATCAGCACCCCACTCGTAGAAAAGACTGTCTTTGAACTGAGTGGGCAAGGGCAAGATCACTAACGCATAGGAAACGATAGCCACCAGATAGAGATGCCAGGTCCGGTTGCCCAAAAACAGCGAGTCGACCCCTTTTTTGGCGGCCCATGTATAAACGGCAACCGTTGCAATCACCAGAAACGACCACAGGGCGATTCCGATGTTTTCAATCCGTTCAATGAAGGTCAGCTCTACCGCTTTAAACAGGTTAAGGATCGGATACGTGAGGTGCTCCAACTGCCATTCTGAGAAGTACACGACACTGACAAAAGAGATTGCCCAGTAGAAAAGCATCAGCGACCAGAGGCCGATTGTCGCATCAGTCAAGGTCTTTCGTTGGTGCACAATATAGGGAAAATAAAACAATAACAATTCATAGCCCAGCATGTTGACGTATCCATTGTCGAGCGCTAAAAGGATATTTTTGTAAGAAACACCAAACATCGGAAACAAGTGTGAAAGCGTCCCCTTAAAAAATCCCCACTGCAGATAGTAAGCCGTCCATGCCACGAAAAAAAAGGCGAGAATTGAAAAGCGGGCGATCGACTTTATTCCGCCTAACACTACATAGATCAGCACAATGTACAAAGCAAACAAAGGCAACTCGATGGACCGATTCGGCAGGGTAACAGATTGGACCAATCGGACGTAGCTCATCAGGACAGCGGAGACCGATACGATTAAATACGAGATCAGGACGATATTGAGCAGTTGTCCTAACCATGTGCCGAGCAGCTTCCGATGGATGGCGAACAGGTCATCATCGGGATAGCGAATGCAGAGCCAGTAGATCGGCAGCAAGGTTACTTGGGCGATCACTCCCATCAGGAGCACAACCCACCATTGATTGTATCCGACAGGGCTAAGCGCGTGCGGAAGTGACAGCACAGCAGCCCCTGCCATCGACTGGTGAACAAGAAAGATCACATGGTAGCGATTTAGTTTTCGAAACCTTCCCTTGTCCATTTTTGCTACTCCTCGTCGAGAGGACGGCTTAAATACTTGCGCGCTCTGCTCATACCCATCCGAGCCACCTGAAAAAGCATGGGTGCTCGGATGATAGAATTGGCCATATCAGTCCACCGACGAGGGACCACCGGAGTCATGTAGGGCGAGCCTAACGAGGTTAAGTTGAGCAGATGGGCAAACAGAAAAGCCAGCACCAGCATTTGCCCGTACACCCCAAGCAGCCCGGCAGCAAGAATAAAATAGTAGCGAACCAGACGAACTGCATTGCTCATCAGGTAATTGGGCGGCAAAAATGAGAGCAGAGCGGTTACCGAAACCAGCACGATCACGATGTTGCTCGCCAGACCGGCTTCAACTACTGCCGTACCGATGACGATACCGCCGACGATACCGATGGTCTGACCGATCTTGGTCGGCATGCGTGCGCCTGCTTCCCGCAGGATCTCAATGACCATCTCGATGATGATCACTTCGATGACTGGCGGAAACGGCACTTTGCCTCGCGATTCGGCCAAGATCGTCAGCAGTTGAGGAGGCAGCATTTCCGGGTGGTAAGTGAGCACCGCCACATAGGCGGACGTCAACAGCGTGGTTACAAACAGACCGCCAAAACGGACAAACCGCAGCAAACTGGCCGTCCACCAGCGGTTGTAGTAATCCTCTGGCGAAGCAAACATCTCAAAGAACGTGGCGGGACAGATCGAGACTTCTGGGCTCCCCTCCGCCATAATCAAAATCCGCGCATCCAAGAGAGCGGCGACGGCATTGTCCGGCCTGGTGGTCAAGCCGAATTGGGGAAACGGCGAATACGGTTTGTCTTCAATCATCTGCTGGATCACAGCCAATCCATAATTGCCGCTGAACTCGATGTTTTTCAGGCGCTGAATCACCCGCTGCACGTTTTCCGGATTGG contains these protein-coding regions:
- a CDS encoding Ger(x)C family spore germination protein is translated as MNKSLLVCLIAILLMLLPGCATIEYEMPSLEEYGFMSVIGFDYVDEKKVKVVISVPQTSQEAKEKTQIYKANVKVAEEALMVIPTKSEKTIVPNQLRVILFSETFARKKGLNQPMRWLYRDPRVGDNVLIGIVKGSVEALMTAKYENKPEMGTFLNDLLRPRTETAFHAFTTIHDYIHDSTGECKDPTMPLLEKKQGDVQITKTVILKNGKLAGYLSPQEGKIVQALTDREKLPAMFYTVEDTQSGKPEKVVMQFIKSSVRKRNEGSWNQPAYTINLSMNGDLHQYTGKKDLERPEELAELQQEINKEMERLTLQVLRKLQKMGVDPAGFAELIRNKYTGRWNRQIGIKSWKKATFQVKVDLKIIGLGTLV
- a CDS encoding GerAB/ArcD/ProY family transporter translates to MDKGRFRKLNRYHVIFLVHQSMAGAAVLSLPHALSPVGYNQWWVVLLMGVIAQVTLLPIYWLCIRYPDDDLFAIHRKLLGTWLGQLLNIVLISYLIVSVSAVLMSYVRLVQSVTLPNRSIELPLFALYIVLIYVVLGGIKSIARFSILAFFFVAWTAYYLQWGFFKGTLSHLFPMFGVSYKNILLALDNGYVNMLGYELLLFYFPYIVHQRKTLTDATIGLWSLMLFYWAISFVSVVYFSEWQLEHLTYPILNLFKAVELTFIERIENIGIALWSFLVIATVAVYTWAAKKGVDSLFLGNRTWHLYLVAIVSYALVILPLPTQFKDSLFYEWGADAGYLVILWPIILLVIHYIRKPKGRSI
- a CDS encoding spore germination protein, which translates into the protein MFWQWWRKATQLTHQASDEDIIYPEVKGTVTRESIEEALRDSDDALIKELTSNGEKVVLVYLRSMVKKEILQETVFDPLDRRGDQHPLAVLRLAEPVADDQLPKVLHMITSGRTILLFMERNLILSVDTFSTNQRNVTAPESESTVLGPQDGFTESLDTNLGLIRMRIHSPHLKVKQLFMGTETRNSLVVVYMENLANPENVQRVIQRLKNIEFSGNYGLAVIQQMIEDKPYSPFPQFGLTTRPDNAVAALLDARILIMAEGSPEVSICPATFFEMFASPEDYYNRWWTASLLRFVRFGGLFVTTLLTSAYVAVLTYHPEMLPPQLLTILAESRGKVPFPPVIEVIIIEMVIEILREAGARMPTKIGQTIGIVGGIVIGTAVVEAGLASNIVIVLVSVTALLSFLPPNYLMSNAVRLVRYYFILAAGLLGVYGQMLVLAFLFAHLLNLTSLGSPYMTPVVPRRWTDMANSIIRAPMLFQVARMGMSRARKYLSRPLDEE